A window of Nocardia arthritidis genomic DNA:
ACGCGGAACTCACCGACACCGTGGTCGCGACCACTCACGGCGTGTATCAAATCCGCAGTTACACACTCGATTTCGCGAAGCAGGCCCGGTGATGGCGGGCCTTTCACTGCCCTGAGCGGTGGGCCGGATCGCCGATGAGGCACTGGCCCTGCGGGACTGTGTGCGCGGGACCGCTCGGGCCGATGGGACCGGCTCGGCTACGGGGTGTGGTCTCGGCACTGGCCGATTACGGGGTGATCGGCGGTGCGCTGACCGCGTCGGCGATCCGCTGGCCCGAACGTGTCGCGGTGATCGACGAACTGGGTTCGCTCACCTACGCCGAACTCGACCGCCGGTCCACCGCTCTCGCCAATGCCTGGTGCGACAAGGGATTACGCGCGGGCGGCGGGGTCGCTGTGCTGGTCCGCAATCATCGCGGGTTCCTCGACGCCGTCTGTGCCGCGGGTAAATGCGGTGCGCGAATCGCCTTGTTGAACAATGACTTCGCCGGACCGCAGATTCTGGAGGTGGTCGACCGCGAGGGCATCGAGCTGCTCGTCCACATCGTCGTCCCGGTCATGCTCGCGCGCATCCTCGATGCCGAACCCGAACCTACTGCCCAGCACGATCTTTCGGCATTGCGGGTGATCTTCGTTGCCGGTTCACAGCTCGGCGCGGCCATGTGCACCCGGGCGACCGCGGCGTTCGGGCCGGTGCTCTACAACCTCTACGGCTCCACCGAGGTTTTCTCCGCCACCATCGCCACCCCCGCCGATCTGCGTGCCGAACCCGGCTGCGTCGGCAGACCTGTGCGCGGCGCGGTAGTTCCAGGGTGATACCTGGCCGCTCGCCCAGGGCTTCGACGGCCACGGCCTCGAAATCGTCGGTGGTCATCCGCAATGGAGTGGCGTGTTTCTTGGCTGCTGCCATGTTGAAAGCTCCTCGGCTGTACAGGATTCGGCTGTGAGACAGTCCGGTGCCGCACCCAGCCGACAAGCGCGGCGCCGGGGACTGCTGCACGGATAGGTGACAACCGAATTGGCTTGCCCGTCGGGCGGGCCGGAAGGATGTCACTGTGCCCAAGCCGTATCCCCGCGAGTTCCGCGATGATGTCGTGCGCGTCGCACGCAACCGCGATGAGGGTGTGACGTTGGAACAAGTCGCCGCCGATTTCGGGGTCCACCCGGTGACGCTGTCGAAATGGATGCGCCAGGCCGATGTCGACGAGGGCGCCAAGCCCGGCACCAGCACGAGTGAGTCGGCCGAGTTGCGGGCGGCGAAACAGCGAATCCGGTTGCTGGAACAGGAGAATGAGGTCCTCGAGCGGGCCGCGGCCTATTTCGCGCAGGCGAACCTGCCGGGAAAATGATCTACCCGCTCGTCCGTGAGCTGGCCGCCGACCCGATCCCCGTCACGGTGACGTGCCGGGTGCTGAAACTGGCGCGTCAACCGTATTACCGGTGGCTGGCCGCCCCGGTTACCGACGCCGCACTCGAGCAGGCGTATCGAGCCAACGCGTTGTTCGACGCCCACCGTGACGATCCCAAGTTCGGGTATCGGTTCCTGGCCGATGAGGCCCGCGCCGCCGGCGAGGCGATGGCCGATCGCACCGCGTGGCGGATCTGCTCGGCTCAGGGTTGGTGGAGCGTGTTCGGGAAGAGACGCAGCGGCAAGGCCAGACCCGGTCCGCCGGTCCATGATTTTGCGCGGTCACCGACGTCTACTCCAACCGGATCGTGGGCTACTCCATCGACTCGCGGATGAAATCGACACTGGCCGTGCGCGTGCTCAACAATGCGGTAGCTCGCCGCGGCGACATGACCGGATGCATTCTGCATTCCGACCGCGGGTCGCAGTTTCGAAGCCGAAAGTTCGTGCGCGCCTTGACTCGTCACGGCATGGCCGGGTCGATGGGCCGGGTGGGCGCGGCCGGTGACAACGCCGCCATGGAGAGCTTCTTCGCGCTGCTACAGCGCGACGTTCTCGACCGCCGAACCTGGTGCAGCCGTGAGGAATTGCGTATCGCGATCGTCACCTGGATCGAACGGACCTACCACCGCCGACGACGACAAGCCGCTCTCGGCCGTTTGACGCCGATCGAATACGAGACCATCATGACCCCACCGGCCAGTCAGGCCGCGTGATCACAGCTGTCACCTGATCGTGCAGCAGTCCCCCCGGAGTGTGGGCGTGACTAGCGGGCCAGGCCGTGCTCGGCGCGGCCTGGCCGCGCCTGTTCTCCTGAAGCGGCACGAGCGAACAGCCTGCGCCGCAATCGTTCTCGCCGCGCGGCTGCGCACGGCAATGGTCATACGCGCAGTCGATTCCCCACTTGCTGCGCAATCTGCAAATCGGGCTGCGCCACTTGTTAATTCAGACGGTCGAGATCATTCTGACGCACAACGGGATTCGGGCGGAAGGAAAAGCGATGCGAGGCAGCGGGTTCGGGCGAAGGGGATTCCTCGGTGCGCTAGGCATCTCAGGGATCGCGATTGCGATCGGGATGTCGGCCTCCCCCGTTGCGCGGGCGATCGCGGGCGCACGGGCGTATGTCGGATGCTTCACCACGGGCGGTCAGGGACGCGGAATCATGGTCACCACGGTGGATCCGGGTAGCGGGCGACTGACCATGGACAGCACCATCGAGACCACGGATCCGACGTCTCTGGCGATGTCCCCGGACGGGCGATTCCTGTACGCGGTGAACGAGTCCGACGGCGCGGGCACCGCCACCGCGATCGACCTGACGACGCAACCGCCGACAGTGCTCAATACCGTTGCCGTGGAGGGCAATAGGCCGATTGACCTGTGTGTGACCCCGGATGGGCGCTGGCTGCTCACCGCGAATTACGAGTCGGGCAGCGTGACCGTGCTCGCCATCGCCGCGGACGGCAGCATCGGCGATGTCACCGATGTGGCCCAGCATTCCGGCTCGGGTCCGAATGAGCGTCAGAAGGGCCCGCACGCCCGCCAGGTGCACGTCGACCCGTCCGGAAACTGGATACTCGCGACCGACCTGGGCGCGGATTCGGTCTTCGTCTATCAGCTCGCCGACGGCAAACTGAGCCAGCAGTCCCAGGCCACACTGCGCCCGGGCAGCGGCCCCAACCAGCTGTGCTTTCACCCCGACGGACGCAGCGCCTACCTCGTCAGCGAACTGGCTGTGGCGGTGACCGTGTGCGATTGGAATGCCGACCGCGGCGAACTGCGGCCCGGATTCACCATCGGCACGGCGGACCCCACCGGCCTCTTCGGGAACTATGCCGCCGCACCGGTGGTCTCCCCCGACGGCCGATACCTCTACGTGGCCAACTGCGGCCACGACAACATCGCCGCCTTCGCCGTCTCCGGCGCCACCCTGACACTATTGGGACGCACACTCTCCGGCGCCAGGCGGCTCTACGGCCTGACAATTTCCCCCGACGGCCGCCGCCTCTATGCCGCGCATCGGGGCACGAACACGGTCACCTGGCTCGACCTCGACCCGTCCACCGGCCTCCCCGGCCCGGCATCGAAAGCGCTGGACGCACCGTCCGCCACCACGGTGCTCTTCGGCTAGGTGGCTGTAATGACATTCGAGAAGCCGCAGGCAGCGACACCGAACCGGTAGCGGTCACCTAGACGTGCGCCGGTAGGACTCGACCGCCAGTAGGGCGGAAAAGTCGCTGCCCGGCACGAGATGGTCGGCGCCGAAGGCTTCGCAGGCACACCGGAGAGCCGCTTGTGAACCCCATCCGACGGTGTCGTAGTAGAGGCTGCGAGCCATCGCGCTCGGAGCGAGCAGCATCGTGAGGTTCGATTCCCCGGCGCTTACCCGGCGCGCTCGTCAAATTGCCCACGGGCCGAGTCCTTTCCCCCACGGTCGCGGTGCCCCTGTTCGTCCTCGCCGCGATCGCACTGAGCACCACGATGCTGCCGTGGACGTGGCTGAGCGGCCGCCAGCAGATCGTCGTGATGGCCGTCACCAGTGAGGTCGGCCGGTGGAGCGCTGCCGGGTGACTTCGGCGACGCTCGCCCAGTCGAGGTCCGCGCCGATCTGGTCGACCGCGGTGGCGAACACGTCGTGCAGGACCGGTCCGGCCGGTAGGTCGACGCCGAGTTCAGCGGCGATGCCCAGCGCGAGATTCAGGTCCTTGAAGCCCAGGGTGGTGGTGAACCCTGGCGGCGTGTATGTGTTCGTCGCGATGGCGTTGCCGTAGCCGCTGTACACCGCGCCCGGGAAGATCGGATCGTTGATCATTTCGACGAATCGTCTCGCGTTCAGCTCGGCGTGCTGCAGCAGGGTGATCGATTCGGACAGTGAGCTTCCCGGCCACCACCGCCTCGGGTCGGCCGACTACCGGGGCGCTGAGGTAACCCCCGCCCGGCATCCTGGAACTGGAGAAGTCCAGCGTCACCGGCTTGGTCGATCGAGCCGAGCGGCGTGGCCTGGTGCGACGGATCGCTGTTCCCGGAAACCGGCGCGCCGTCCATGTCACCGTCACCACCGACGGCCGAGCCGTCGTGCACCTGGTGCGCGAGGCGGTCCGAGCCGAGATCGGCGATCTGGCAAGCACTTTGAGCGAGAGGCAGCAGGGCTCCTTCCGTCGATCGATCGAAACACTGATCCTGCATTACGTCACCCAGCACGCCATTCCGGTGTGAGCATCTTCGATGCCCGGCGGCCCAGCCCTCGACGTCACCCCCGACGCATGGGACGCGCCTTCATTGCACGCGTGCACATCGACGGGTCCCGGCTACCTGCCCGGTCCGACTGGCCACACCACCAGCCGGCAGACCAGCTTGCCCTGGTCCGGCATCAGCCACAGGCGTGGTGGGCCGATGTTGTGATGTGGGCCTTGCTCTTTGCTTGCCACCACAGCAAACAGCCTGGCCGAAGCTCCCACCGGACCGGGCAATCCGCCGCGGCGGGGCCAACTCTGCGTGCGTGCGGAACTCGGCATGTGCGGATGCGCTGCGCCGCAGTCGATCTCGCAGCAAACGCCCGACCGGCGGCAGAGTAGTGCGTTGAGTCACCGGTCGGTGTCAGGCGAGTGCCCCATCCGGGCTCATGCAGAATGGGCTGCGGCCCACCATGCGACGAGACGATCAGCCATGGGATCCACCGCATGGAGTTCCGGGCTCAGTCCGAAGTGATCTTCTAGTTCCCGCCAGAGGAACTCGCTGATCTCGGCCCGGCCGGCTCCAGCGTTCAGTCTCGACAGCAACGGTGCTAGCAGGCAGTCGTACTCGTCGTCCACCATGTCGGCGACGCCGATCGGATCCCACTCGTTGAGCAGGTATCTCAGATTACTATCGCCCGGCTCCATACCCACAATGTTCGCTCTTCGCACCGACGCACGCAATTCGGCAGTTACGGATGGCTATGAGATCGACTGGCGGCCAACCACTCTGGATCCCCGAACGGCCGATATGCGTCATTACCGTACATTTGCCCCTTTGGTTCCGTATCAGAACCTCCCGCCTCCCGCTGATCGCATCCCGTAGGTAGTGCATGAACGTGGGCCATCGGGTGATCTTGCCGCCCGAATCGAAAACGTAGGCGGGTCCGGCAGTAATCGCGGGCGCAGCGGACCTGCGATGGCGACGATGTAGCAGCCGTCCAGAATTGCAGCGATCGGGATCAGGAGTTCGATTGCATGGAGGGCCATGGCCCGCTGTACAATTCATATGACCGGGGGTCTGGTGGTGGCATCTACCGGCGCATTGCAGGAGTAGAGCACCAGTGTCCGATGTTGTGCAAACAATCTTCGACAGTAACGCTTTCGGGGATGTTGTTGTCACGAAGGCCGATGACCGTTGTACGGCGCGGTTCAGGAAAGCGGATTCGTCGGTGGTAACCATCGAACGTGTCGGTGCGCGGACGCGTCGCAGCGTTCCGATCGGGACCAGGGATGCGAGCTGTCTCGCGGCGTGGGTGAACGACCGTCGGATGAAGGTGCTACCAGGGCGCGGCCGCGCGCTCAAACGTAGCTATCGTGTGGTCGCCGAAATCGATGACCGTGTGCTGACTTTGGAACCGATATCCGGTGGCGCAAGCAGATTCCTCAACGGTGGGCCGCGAGAGATCGAGAAGTCGTTCTGCACGTTTGCCATGCTGAACAACGGGTCGGTCTATGTGGAGTGGAAGACGCCGACCACGACCGAAGCGCTCGGACACACTGTCGAACCACCACAGCCCACAGAAGAGGACGTCCTGACCGGATTCGCACTCGTGGCGGCATTCGGTATCGGGTCGCTGTCGTGGGTAGAAATTATCCTCAATTTT
This region includes:
- a CDS encoding lactonase family protein, with amino-acid sequence MRGSGFGRRGFLGALGISGIAIAIGMSASPVARAIAGARAYVGCFTTGGQGRGIMVTTVDPGSGRLTMDSTIETTDPTSLAMSPDGRFLYAVNESDGAGTATAIDLTTQPPTVLNTVAVEGNRPIDLCVTPDGRWLLTANYESGSVTVLAIAADGSIGDVTDVAQHSGSGPNERQKGPHARQVHVDPSGNWILATDLGADSVFVYQLADGKLSQQSQATLRPGSGPNQLCFHPDGRSAYLVSELAVAVTVCDWNADRGELRPGFTIGTADPTGLFGNYAAAPVVSPDGRYLYVANCGHDNIAAFAVSGATLTLLGRTLSGARRLYGLTISPDGRRLYAAHRGTNTVTWLDLDPSTGLPGPASKALDAPSATTVLFG
- a CDS encoding NAD-binding protein — encoded protein: MINDPIFPGAVYSGYGNAIATNTYTPPGFTTTLGFKDLNLALGIAAELGVDLPAGPVLHDVFATAVDQIGADLDWASVAEVTRQRSTGRPHW
- a CDS encoding AMP-binding protein, producing MVSALADYGVIGGALTASAIRWPERVAVIDELGSLTYAELDRRSTALANAWCDKGLRAGGGVAVLVRNHRGFLDAVCAAGKCGARIALLNNDFAGPQILEVVDREGIELLVHIVVPVMLARILDAEPEPTAQHDLSALRVIFVAGSQLGAAMCTRATAAFGPVLYNLYGSTEVFSATIATPADLRAEPGCVGRPVRGAVVPG
- a CDS encoding MarR family winged helix-turn-helix transcriptional regulator codes for the protein MEKSSVTGLVDRAERRGLVRRIAVPGNRRAVHVTVTTDGRAVVHLVREAVRAEIGDLASTLSERQQGSFRRSIETLILHYVTQHAIPV